From the genome of Acinetobacter lwoffii, one region includes:
- a CDS encoding DEAD/DEAH box helicase — MSSLINFLSHFSNPTLHRSLSYAKHIDRETIEFFEENDDVTMYAQIEGTDYYDTAITYNLKKDRLIDDDCTCPVGYNCKHAAALARLFFQEYRQEFQQRYAESQSPQGIAKRRWGDDQAQRWLNDFKRYLQQTEPEQSVKTNNYLIYLLDQSVSLKKLTVDVQKARRNKNGSIAGESYYTQYENITRKHLTLPEQKRQLFNQIYYYAKINSDERFYQSNLDISSILLEHFKSFIQSGDVYWKKKSHTALQWSEQGYHIELIWQQGVNKQTEHLNIELVNGDIRLDLKSNPHIQILASHPPCYVDIQQNTVGQLYGEYTANLLYHFLQMPDLPAKLLPEFEKLTHQYSDVKNLPQPEFIQHIDVFEGSPQPILRFGVSDKFDWKWEESVCAEIEFSYAGGRIKAGTSGDSFIGEQHGKMVRQLRDLVQEQQSIQRLQLLVESLKWVKDLSYDQQLKLDKQRLDSMVFAFYGDWIKQLMPINQIELMGWQIEHLENSPFNLQYVENLNISITESEGQQDWFNIGATVQDSAGNSYNLLDALVALVRVNPDLLDPRIFSHLHDSQIFTVKTAVDQPDLALSARDIKPVLLHLQSILQQEERSIDRYDASQLLELQHNLGMTWQVSDRLQQFVQKFKQGYQQQLPTPQGFQGELRPYQQQGLGWLQFLRETQHGGILADDMGLGKTAQTLAHLLMEKQAGYLQDSPALIVAPTSLMHNWFKEAEKFTPELKVLLLQGPDRHQNFEQIPHYDIVLTTYPLLARDEEQLKQYEYHQLILDEAQNIKNPRAKAAQVVRQLKARHRLCLTGTPMENHLGELWALFYFLMPGFLYSQEIFNKKYRHPIEKRGDQQLRQKLVNRIKPFILRRLKTDVAKELPEKTTIEVNIDMNDQQSKLYEAVRATMQENIQKIVAEKGFKRSQIQILDALLKLRQVCCHPSLLKLDSVKTGQAHSAKLEQLMDMVVPMVEEGRKILIFSQFTSMLELIEQQLHHAEIGYVKLTGKTKKRDEVITAFQSGQVPVFLISLKAGGVGLNLTAADTVIHYDPWWNPAAEDQASDRAWRIGQDKPVFVYKLITNKSIEEKILALQQNKAELAQSILSTDHEGEAKLTENDVMNLFEKI, encoded by the coding sequence ATGTCCTCATTGATCAATTTTCTATCTCACTTTAGTAATCCAACTCTTCATCGCAGTCTGAGCTATGCTAAACACATTGATAGGGAAACGATTGAGTTCTTTGAGGAAAATGATGATGTCACGATGTATGCTCAAATTGAAGGGACAGATTATTACGATACCGCGATTACCTATAATCTTAAAAAAGACCGTTTAATCGATGATGACTGCACTTGTCCAGTTGGATATAACTGTAAACATGCTGCTGCTTTAGCGCGGTTATTCTTTCAAGAATATCGTCAGGAATTTCAACAGCGTTATGCTGAATCTCAATCTCCGCAGGGAATCGCAAAACGCCGATGGGGGGATGATCAGGCGCAGCGCTGGTTGAATGATTTTAAACGGTATTTGCAACAGACTGAACCAGAGCAATCTGTCAAAACAAACAATTATTTAATTTACCTGCTAGATCAGTCGGTCAGCTTAAAGAAATTGACAGTTGATGTTCAGAAAGCCAGACGCAATAAGAACGGCTCAATTGCAGGGGAAAGTTATTATACCCAATATGAAAATATCACCAGAAAGCATCTGACTTTACCTGAACAAAAACGACAATTATTTAACCAGATTTATTATTACGCCAAAATAAACAGCGACGAACGCTTTTATCAAAGCAATCTTGATATCTCAAGCATTTTATTGGAGCATTTCAAATCTTTTATTCAAAGTGGCGATGTGTACTGGAAAAAAAAGAGCCATACTGCACTTCAATGGTCAGAACAAGGCTATCACATCGAACTGATCTGGCAACAAGGTGTAAACAAACAGACAGAGCATTTAAACATTGAATTGGTCAATGGTGATATTCGACTCGATTTAAAATCAAATCCTCATATTCAGATTCTCGCGAGCCATCCACCATGTTATGTGGATATTCAACAGAACACGGTGGGCCAGTTATATGGTGAATATACGGCAAATCTTCTGTACCATTTTTTACAGATGCCTGATCTTCCAGCTAAGCTCTTGCCAGAGTTTGAGAAACTGACTCATCAATATTCAGATGTGAAAAATCTGCCTCAACCCGAGTTTATTCAGCATATTGATGTCTTTGAGGGTAGTCCCCAGCCAATTTTACGCTTCGGTGTTTCAGATAAATTTGATTGGAAATGGGAAGAGTCTGTTTGTGCTGAAATTGAATTCTCCTATGCAGGTGGGCGAATTAAAGCAGGTACATCAGGTGACAGTTTTATTGGTGAACAGCATGGCAAAATGGTGCGACAGCTTCGGGACTTAGTTCAGGAACAACAGTCAATCCAGCGTTTACAGCTATTGGTCGAATCACTGAAGTGGGTGAAAGATCTTAGTTATGACCAGCAATTAAAACTGGATAAACAACGTCTTGATTCTATGGTTTTTGCTTTCTATGGAGACTGGATCAAACAGCTCATGCCCATCAATCAAATTGAGTTGATGGGCTGGCAGATAGAGCATCTGGAAAACAGCCCCTTTAACCTGCAATATGTCGAAAATTTAAATATTTCTATCACTGAATCTGAAGGTCAGCAGGACTGGTTCAATATCGGGGCGACGGTTCAAGACAGTGCAGGTAATTCTTATAATTTGCTTGATGCGCTCGTAGCTTTGGTGCGAGTAAATCCTGATTTACTTGATCCACGGATTTTTAGTCATCTGCATGACAGTCAAATTTTCACCGTGAAAACTGCAGTTGATCAACCTGATTTGGCTCTATCCGCTAGGGATATTAAGCCGGTATTGTTACATCTGCAGAGCATTTTACAGCAAGAAGAGCGTAGTATTGATCGCTATGATGCGAGTCAATTATTAGAATTGCAGCATAATCTTGGGATGACATGGCAGGTCAGTGATCGCCTGCAGCAATTTGTACAGAAATTCAAACAAGGCTATCAGCAACAACTGCCGACACCACAAGGTTTTCAGGGGGAGTTGCGTCCATACCAGCAGCAGGGCTTAGGCTGGTTACAGTTTTTAAGGGAAACCCAGCATGGCGGGATTCTGGCAGATGATATGGGCTTGGGGAAAACAGCACAAACTTTAGCCCATTTACTCATGGAAAAGCAGGCTGGATATTTGCAGGACAGTCCCGCCTTAATTGTTGCACCCACATCGCTGATGCATAACTGGTTCAAAGAAGCGGAGAAATTTACCCCTGAGCTCAAGGTATTGCTGCTACAGGGGCCCGACCGCCATCAGAATTTTGAGCAGATTCCGCACTATGATATTGTGTTAACCACCTATCCGCTTCTAGCGAGAGATGAAGAACAACTAAAGCAATATGAATATCATCAACTCATTTTGGATGAGGCGCAGAATATCAAAAATCCGCGTGCCAAAGCTGCACAGGTAGTACGCCAATTAAAAGCACGACATCGTTTGTGTCTAACAGGTACCCCGATGGAAAATCATTTGGGTGAACTGTGGGCACTATTTTATTTCCTGATGCCAGGATTTTTATATTCACAAGAAATTTTTAATAAAAAGTACCGTCATCCGATTGAAAAACGCGGTGATCAGCAGTTAAGGCAAAAGCTGGTCAACCGGATTAAGCCCTTCATTTTACGTCGCTTGAAAACTGACGTAGCCAAAGAATTGCCAGAAAAAACTACGATTGAAGTCAATATTGATATGAATGACCAGCAATCCAAGTTATATGAGGCTGTTCGTGCCACGATGCAGGAAAATATTCAGAAAATTGTGGCAGAAAAAGGCTTTAAACGTAGTCAAATTCAAATTTTAGATGCCTTACTGAAGCTACGTCAGGTGTGCTGCCATCCTAGCTTACTAAAGCTGGATTCAGTGAAAACCGGGCAGGCACACTCTGCCAAACTTGAACAGTTGATGGATATGGTCGTTCCAATGGTGGAGGAGGGGCGAAAAATTCTGATCTTCTCTCAGTTTACCTCAATGTTGGAACTGATTGAGCAACAGCTCCATCACGCAGAAATTGGCTATGTGAAGCTGACTGGAAAGACCAAAAAGCGAGATGAAGTCATTACAGCATTTCAGTCTGGACAAGTGCCAGTATTTTTAATCAGTCTGAAAGCAGGAGGGGTCGGTCTGAATCTAACTGCCGCAGATACGGTCATTCACTATGATCCATGGTGGAACCCTGCTGCTGAAGATCAAGCTTCAGATCGTGCATGGCGGATTGGACAGGACAAGCCAGTATTTGTGTATAAGCTGATTACCAATAAAAGCATAGAAGAAAAAATTCTTGCCTTACAGCAAAATAAAGCAGAACTGGCACAGTCTATTCTAAGTACCGATCATGAGGGCGAAGCGAAACTGACGGAAAATGACGTGATGAACTTGTTTGAGAAAATTTAG
- a CDS encoding ATP-binding protein, with amino-acid sequence MMTISNDPWHFPRTELAKQILGMFETGLASSLTFFAPRRMGKTEFLRKDITPLAEQLGWRVFYFSFLDAGLHSEGQFVKALDEFSKQNGLMGKATHWIKNIGSLSTEVAGVKAEVTLLQGQVNSSILSSITKLAQQGKPILLLLDEIQALASSKYKTTIASLRTALDMHKETIKVVFTGSSREGLRQMFSVSSAPFFHYGQNLPFPNLTKAFTDHLADVFNQTTGRSLNKEILWHAFLDMKQSPQLARSLVERLALNPMLAIDFAKEQLIADTMGHRDFSGLWGEFKLLEQLILKAIAESQVELYSSQFRQHLADSIGVDNIAVSSIQSALRSLSKKQIIFKPENGTYEIEDALFKEWIMDEA; translated from the coding sequence ATGATGACCATCTCCAATGACCCTTGGCACTTTCCACGTACCGAACTGGCGAAACAAATTTTAGGCATGTTTGAGACTGGACTAGCTAGTTCTCTGACTTTTTTTGCCCCACGCCGGATGGGAAAAACTGAATTTTTACGAAAAGATATTACGCCCCTAGCAGAACAGCTTGGATGGCGCGTTTTTTATTTCAGTTTTTTAGATGCAGGCCTGCATAGTGAAGGGCAGTTTGTAAAAGCTCTTGATGAGTTTTCAAAACAAAATGGCTTAATGGGGAAAGCCACACATTGGATTAAAAATATTGGTTCTTTAAGTACAGAGGTGGCAGGGGTAAAAGCTGAAGTGACACTTCTACAAGGACAAGTGAATTCCAGTATTTTGTCTAGCATTACTAAACTGGCTCAGCAGGGGAAACCTATTTTACTGTTACTTGATGAGATTCAGGCTTTAGCTAGTTCAAAATATAAAACCACGATTGCCAGTTTACGTACCGCTTTAGATATGCATAAAGAAACAATAAAGGTAGTTTTTACTGGTTCAAGTCGAGAAGGCCTGAGACAAATGTTTTCTGTGAGTAGTGCTCCCTTTTTTCATTATGGACAGAATTTACCTTTTCCAAATCTAACAAAAGCATTTACAGATCATCTGGCAGATGTATTTAATCAGACAACAGGACGTAGTTTGAATAAAGAAATTTTATGGCACGCTTTTTTAGATATGAAGCAAAGTCCTCAACTAGCAAGATCATTAGTGGAGCGTTTAGCCTTAAACCCAATGCTGGCTATAGATTTTGCCAAGGAACAGCTTATAGCCGATACAATGGGGCATCGTGACTTTTCGGGATTATGGGGAGAGTTTAAGTTATTAGAACAGCTAATTTTAAAAGCCATAGCGGAATCACAAGTTGAACTTTATAGTAGTCAATTTAGACAACATCTGGCTGATTCCATTGGTGTAGATAACATTGCGGTATCAAGTATTCAATCGGCCCTACGTTCTTTATCAAAAAAACAAATTATTTTTAAACCAGAAAATGGTACTTATGAAATCGAGGATGCTCTTTTTAAAGAATGGATTATGGATGAAGCATAA
- a CDS encoding helix-turn-helix transcriptional regulator: MDLKFRKPEEVVGLLCERLRKERLYLEMTQADVAARAGIGVNTVSNLEAGRNVSFENLVRVAMVLGRLQELEELFKPNLNSVDDILRYESNTARQRIKRK; the protein is encoded by the coding sequence ATGGATTTAAAATTCAGAAAACCTGAAGAAGTTGTTGGATTATTATGTGAGAGGCTTCGTAAAGAACGACTTTATCTGGAAATGACTCAGGCAGATGTTGCTGCACGTGCTGGTATTGGTGTGAATACAGTATCCAATCTGGAAGCAGGTCGAAATGTTTCATTTGAAAATTTAGTACGCGTTGCCATGGTCCTAGGCCGATTACAAGAATTAGAGGAACTCTTCAAACCTAATTTAAACAGTGTAGATGATATTCTTCGCTATGAGAGCAATACGGCTCGCCAACGTATCAAAAGGAAATAA
- a CDS encoding VF530 family protein, which yields MNNSNDPLHGKKLADILDELLDYYGGFEGLSRKIEIRCFCIDPSVKSSLRFLRTTPWAREKVESLYLYVLRQKAKQKP from the coding sequence ATGAACAACTCCAATGACCCTTTACACGGCAAAAAACTTGCTGACATTTTGGATGAATTATTGGATTACTACGGTGGCTTTGAAGGTTTAAGTCGTAAAATTGAAATTAGATGTTTTTGCATAGACCCAAGTGTTAAATCATCATTGCGATTCTTGCGTACCACACCATGGGCACGTGAAAAAGTAGAAAGCTTATATTTGTACGTCTTACGCCAAAAGGCAAAACAGAAACCGTAG
- the lldD gene encoding FMN-dependent L-lactate dehydrogenase LldD: MIISSANDYREAAKRRLPPFLFEYIDGGAYAEYTLKRNVDDLSKIALRQRVLNDMSELSLETQLFGENLALPVALSPVGLTGMYARRGEVQAAVAADKKGIPFTLSTVSVCPIEEVAPAIQRPMWFQLYVLRDRGFMKNALERAKAAGCSTLVFTVDMPVPGARYRDAHSGMSGKNAAIRRYMQSCMHPHWAWNVGLLGRPHDLGNISKYLGKPTGLEDYIGWLGNNFDPSISWKDLEWIRDYWEGPMVIKGILDPEDAKDAVRFGADGIVVSNHGGRQLDGVLSSARALPSIASAVKGDIKILADSGIRNGLDVVRMLAMGADICMLGRAFVYALGAAGGSGVSNLLDLIEKEMRVAMTLTGARTIADITSDCLVKLEKE, translated from the coding sequence ATGATTATTTCTTCTGCAAATGACTATCGTGAAGCTGCGAAACGTCGTTTACCGCCATTTTTATTTGAATACATCGATGGTGGTGCCTATGCGGAATATACTTTAAAGCGTAATGTAGACGATTTATCAAAAATCGCTTTACGTCAACGTGTGTTAAATGACATGTCTGAGCTGAGCTTAGAAACGCAATTGTTTGGTGAAAATTTGGCGTTGCCAGTGGCATTGTCACCTGTAGGTCTAACGGGTATGTATGCGCGTCGTGGTGAAGTTCAAGCCGCGGTTGCCGCAGATAAAAAGGGCATTCCATTTACCTTATCAACAGTTTCAGTTTGTCCAATTGAAGAAGTGGCACCTGCGATTCAACGTCCGATGTGGTTTCAACTGTATGTACTACGTGACCGTGGTTTTATGAAAAATGCCTTGGAACGTGCTAAAGCCGCAGGCTGTTCTACCTTAGTATTCACAGTCGATATGCCTGTTCCAGGTGCGCGTTATCGTGATGCACATTCAGGAATGAGTGGTAAAAATGCTGCAATACGTCGTTATATGCAATCGTGTATGCACCCACACTGGGCTTGGAATGTCGGTTTATTGGGTCGTCCGCATGATTTGGGTAACATTTCGAAATATTTAGGTAAGCCGACAGGTCTGGAAGATTATATCGGTTGGCTGGGAAATAACTTTGACCCTTCAATTTCTTGGAAAGATCTTGAGTGGATTCGTGATTATTGGGAGGGTCCCATGGTTATTAAGGGGATTTTAGATCCTGAGGATGCCAAGGATGCGGTACGTTTCGGAGCAGATGGAATTGTGGTCTCCAATCACGGTGGTCGTCAGCTTGATGGTGTTTTGTCTTCTGCTCGTGCGCTTCCTTCAATTGCAAGTGCGGTCAAAGGTGACATCAAAATTTTAGCAGATTCAGGGATTCGTAACGGTCTTGATGTGGTACGTATGTTGGCTATGGGTGCAGATATTTGTATGCTTGGTCGTGCATTTGTATACGCACTTGGTGCTGCCGGCGGTTCTGGGGTAAGTAATTTACTAGATTTGATTGAGAAAGAAATGCGTGTGGCAATGACATTGACTGGTGCAAGAACCATTGCAGATATTACATCGGATTGCCTGGTCAAACTAGAGAAAGAGTAA
- the lldR gene encoding transcriptional regulator LldR, with amino-acid sequence MKVSDKVVQRLRLLIEKNNVQVGERLPAERQLCEQLGVSRSSLREAIQQLITAGIIQSKAGAGTYLKQLPAHWSQYQIVEPLSGLMDQDPEYRFDVQEARMVLEGGTAWYAAQRATPSDLINIRQCFEQISHFQALGDDAHAAIADAKFHLAIAEASHNLVLIQMMRSLFDLLQDNVMLGRRKVYTTPQHFEQLHDQHFEVMDAIERQDSETARKAACGHIEFVVQRVRMIDEEEARRQRSSRLNRT; translated from the coding sequence ATGAAAGTCTCCGACAAAGTGGTACAGCGTTTACGTCTATTGATTGAAAAAAATAATGTGCAAGTCGGAGAGCGATTGCCTGCTGAACGCCAACTCTGTGAACAGTTAGGTGTGTCTCGTAGCTCTTTACGTGAGGCGATTCAACAACTGATTACCGCAGGGATTATTCAGAGCAAAGCGGGTGCAGGCACCTATTTAAAGCAGTTGCCTGCACATTGGTCACAGTATCAAATCGTTGAGCCATTATCCGGTTTGATGGATCAGGATCCTGAATATCGTTTTGATGTACAAGAAGCTCGTATGGTGCTTGAAGGTGGTACAGCATGGTATGCCGCACAACGTGCCACACCCAGTGATTTGATCAATATTCGTCAATGTTTTGAGCAGATTAGCCATTTTCAGGCTTTAGGTGATGATGCCCACGCAGCAATAGCGGATGCGAAGTTTCATCTGGCGATTGCAGAAGCATCCCACAATCTAGTGCTGATCCAAATGATGCGTAGTTTGTTTGATTTATTGCAAGACAACGTGATGTTAGGGCGACGTAAAGTTTACACCACACCACAACATTTTGAACAATTGCATGACCAGCATTTTGAGGTGATGGACGCAATTGAACGTCAAGACTCAGAGACTGCACGTAAGGCAGCTTGTGGGCATATTGAATTTGTTGTTCAACGCGTACGTATGATCGATGAAGAAGAAGCTCGTCGTCAACGTTCGAGTCGATTAAATAGGACATAA
- the lldP gene encoding L-lactate permease, whose amino-acid sequence MLQQWQQIYDPIGNIWISSAIALVPIIFFFLALAIFRMKGSVAATITVFLAFLVSLFLYKMPIGMALASMVYGFFYGLWPIAWIIIGAVFIYKISVKTGQFDVIRSSILSITEDQRLQMLLVGFAFGTFLEGAAGFGAPVAITAALLVGLGFKPLYAAGLCLIVNTAPVAFGAMGIPIIVAGQVSGVDTMEISQMVGRQLPFMVPIVLIWIMAIMDGWRGVKETWPAILVASLSFSLAQYLTSNFVGPELPDITAAIASLISLTILLKYWKPKHIFLFEDKNIQVDETIIKQARKQYSVAQIAKAWSPFLILTAMVTIWSIKPFKDLFVKDGPLSDLVVSIKVPYLHQLIQKLPPVVPEIKDYDAIYKFDWLSATGTAIILAALITIIYLNMKPKEAVSTFFETVNELKTPIYSIGMVLAFAFIANYSGLSATLALALAHTGQAFTFFSPFLGWVGVFLTGSDTSANALFSALQATTAQQIGVPEVLLVAANTSGGVTGKMISPQSIAIACAAVGLVGKESDLFRFTVKHSIIFTVMIGIIVTLQAYVFPWMIP is encoded by the coding sequence ATGCTTCAACAGTGGCAACAAATTTATGATCCTATAGGCAATATCTGGATTTCGAGTGCTATTGCGCTAGTTCCAATTATTTTCTTTTTTTTAGCGTTAGCTATTTTTCGCATGAAGGGTAGTGTAGCCGCTACAATTACCGTTTTTTTAGCCTTTCTGGTCTCATTATTTTTATACAAAATGCCAATTGGAATGGCATTAGCATCAATGGTCTATGGATTCTTCTACGGCCTGTGGCCAATTGCATGGATTATTATCGGTGCAGTTTTTATATATAAGATTTCAGTAAAAACAGGACAGTTTGATGTTATTCGTTCGTCTATTCTGTCAATTACAGAAGATCAACGTTTGCAAATGCTATTAGTTGGGTTTGCTTTTGGTACGTTTTTAGAAGGTGCGGCAGGTTTTGGTGCGCCCGTCGCAATTACTGCGGCACTGTTGGTGGGACTCGGCTTTAAGCCTTTATATGCGGCTGGGCTATGCCTGATAGTTAATACTGCACCTGTTGCTTTTGGTGCAATGGGAATTCCGATCATTGTCGCTGGGCAGGTTTCAGGTGTTGACACCATGGAAATCAGTCAAATGGTTGGTCGTCAGTTACCCTTTATGGTGCCAATTGTATTGATCTGGATCATGGCAATCATGGATGGTTGGCGTGGGGTTAAAGAAACTTGGCCTGCTATTTTAGTTGCCAGCTTATCTTTTTCTTTAGCGCAATATCTAACATCAAATTTTGTTGGGCCTGAGTTACCCGATATCACTGCTGCAATTGCATCATTAATCAGTTTAACTATCTTACTTAAGTATTGGAAACCAAAACATATTTTTCTTTTTGAGGATAAAAATATACAGGTAGATGAAACTATTATCAAGCAAGCTCGTAAACAATATAGTGTGGCACAGATAGCCAAAGCCTGGTCTCCATTTCTGATACTTACAGCAATGGTGACGATCTGGAGCATCAAACCTTTTAAAGATTTATTTGTTAAGGACGGCCCATTAAGTGATTTAGTAGTTTCAATTAAAGTGCCGTATTTGCATCAATTGATTCAAAAGCTACCACCTGTCGTGCCTGAAATTAAAGATTATGATGCGATTTATAAGTTTGATTGGTTATCAGCAACGGGTACGGCGATTATATTGGCGGCATTGATCACGATTATTTATTTAAACATGAAACCTAAAGAGGCAGTTTCGACATTCTTTGAAACCGTGAATGAACTAAAAACCCCAATTTATTCGATTGGTATGGTACTGGCTTTTGCGTTCATTGCAAACTATTCAGGTCTGTCAGCAACGCTTGCTTTAGCACTGGCACATACGGGTCAGGCTTTCACCTTCTTCTCACCATTCTTGGGTTGGGTTGGAGTGTTTCTTACAGGTTCAGATACTTCAGCTAACGCATTGTTTTCAGCGTTACAAGCAACTACAGCACAGCAAATCGGTGTGCCTGAAGTCTTGTTAGTTGCTGCCAATACCAGTGGTGGAGTAACAGGTAAGATGATTTCCCCTCAATCAATCGCGATTGCTTGTGCAGCAGTGGGTTTAGTTGGTAAAGAATCTGATTTATTTAGATTTACAGTAAAACACAGCATTATCTTTACGGTGATGATTGGTATTATTGTGACCTTACAAGCTTATGTTTTCCCGTGGATGATTCCGTAA
- a CDS encoding histidine kinase dimerization/phospho-acceptor domain-containing protein, which yields MNDATHYLKTLDAKVMPSKVQSFAQNSKHLIHKLHQNPENEKVFSSYAAHELRSPLTAIKTHIQLAQLMAEQQASSPKLQQSLQQVHLGIRRCTQLLEQLLALSSTDQVLSDI from the coding sequence GTGAATGATGCTACTCACTATTTAAAAACCTTAGATGCCAAAGTAATGCCTTCCAAGGTACAGTCCTTTGCCCAAAACTCTAAGCACTTAATACATAAACTGCATCAAAATCCGGAAAATGAAAAAGTATTTAGTTCATACGCCGCCCATGAATTGCGTAGTCCTTTAACCGCGATCAAAACTCATATTCAGCTTGCACAACTGATGGCAGAACAACAGGCAAGCTCGCCAAAATTGCAACAGAGCTTGCAGCAGGTACACCTTGGTATCCGCCGATGTACCCAGCTACTGGAACAGCTTCTAGCACTTTCCTCTACCGATCAAGTACTGAGTGATATCTAG
- the bioD gene encoding dethiobiotin synthase: MSAQIYFVSGIDTAIGKTFTTGFLAKIWNEQGIRTITQKLIQTGNVDISEDIEQHRAIMGCGLLPEDQQKLTMPEIFTYPASPHLAARLDGRAINFEQIQQATEQLAAGYDCILLEGAGGLMVPLTEEFLTIDYIQTHNYPVILVTSGRLGSINHTLLSLELLKLRGVQLYAIAFNHTDNSKDPLIAEDTIAYLKQYLQRDFADTTWVDIPALNLALSSHK, translated from the coding sequence ATGAGCGCACAGATTTATTTTGTCAGCGGCATTGATACCGCAATTGGTAAAACCTTTACTACTGGTTTCTTGGCCAAAATTTGGAATGAGCAGGGTATTCGTACTATAACCCAAAAGCTGATCCAGACCGGAAATGTCGATATATCAGAAGATATCGAACAGCATCGTGCAATTATGGGTTGTGGACTGTTACCGGAAGACCAGCAAAAACTGACCATGCCGGAAATTTTTACGTATCCGGCTTCACCGCATCTTGCTGCGCGTCTAGATGGGCGAGCCATTAATTTTGAACAGATTCAGCAGGCCACCGAACAGCTGGCTGCGGGCTATGACTGTATTTTGCTGGAAGGTGCAGGTGGTCTAATGGTGCCCTTAACCGAAGAGTTCCTAACTATTGATTATATTCAGACACATAATTATCCGGTGATTCTGGTCACTTCAGGGCGTTTGGGTAGTATTAATCATACCTTGCTGAGTCTTGAGTTGTTAAAACTCCGCGGGGTTCAATTATATGCCATTGCTTTTAATCATACAGATAACTCCAAAGATCCCTTGATCGCTGAAGATACCATTGCTTATTTAAAACAGTATTTGCAGCGTGATTTTGCTGATACGACATGGGTTGATATTCCAGCTTTAAATTTAGCCCTGTCTTCTCATAAGTAA
- the bioC gene encoding malonyl-ACP O-methyltransferase BioC, with amino-acid sequence MSAGAEEFTAMNSKQIAQRFAQANLSYEQHALVQSTVAAELMHFMQQHVAQPHLQRVLEIGCGSGLFTRLFMQHYSFDHLFLNDLYVEVKQHFPESNRLLWEIGNIETLPLPQSLDMVLSCSALQWISDLKALLLNIAQALNPSGHLCFASYTDNNLKEIKALTGQGLDYLPLAKVCELLQSLGFDILLQIEKQMTLYFEHPKQVLQHIKATGVQATAQGFRWTKSSLQDFYTGYQQFQDPESKQYALTYHPVYVIARKTA; translated from the coding sequence ATGTCTGCAGGTGCTGAGGAATTTACCGCGATGAACAGCAAACAGATTGCCCAGCGTTTTGCTCAGGCAAATCTCAGTTATGAACAGCATGCGCTGGTACAAAGTACCGTAGCTGCAGAGTTGATGCATTTCATGCAGCAGCATGTGGCACAACCACATTTGCAACGGGTATTGGAAATTGGCTGCGGTTCAGGATTGTTTACCCGGCTTTTTATGCAGCATTATAGCTTTGATCATTTATTTTTAAATGACCTATATGTCGAAGTGAAGCAGCACTTCCCGGAATCTAATCGGCTTTTGTGGGAGATTGGTAATATTGAAACCTTGCCACTGCCTCAGTCTCTGGACATGGTGTTGTCTTGTTCTGCATTGCAATGGATCTCGGATTTAAAAGCATTATTGCTCAACATTGCGCAGGCCTTAAATCCCTCTGGGCATCTGTGTTTTGCCAGTTATACTGACAATAATTTAAAGGAAATTAAGGCACTGACCGGACAGGGCTTGGATTATCTGCCTTTAGCAAAGGTCTGTGAACTGCTCCAATCCTTAGGCTTTGACATTCTGCTGCAGATAGAAAAACAGATGACCTTATATTTTGAGCATCCGAAACAGGTGTTACAGCATATCAAAGCCACTGGTGTACAGGCGACGGCACAGGGGTTTCGGTGGACAAAATCGTCCTTACAGGATTTTTATACCGGCTATCAACAATTCCAAGATCCTGAAAGCAAACAGTATGCACTGACCTATCATCCGGTTTATGTCATTGCACGGAAGACAGCATGA